In Elusimicrobiota bacterium, one genomic interval encodes:
- a CDS encoding response regulator has translation MKQVVMYEPNVIFLDIRLPDRDGIKVLREIKQINKNAPVVIITGYKEAEKVIEAFRYGSADCLLKPFNFDYMKNLLQQISK, from the coding sequence TTGAAACAAGTGGTAATGTATGAGCCGAACGTTATATTTCTCGATATACGCCTTCCTGACAGGGATGGGATAAAAGTTTTGAGGGAAATAAAACAGATTAATAAAAATGCGCCTGTTGTAATAATTACCGGATACAAAGAGGCAGAAAAGGTTATTGAGGCTTTCAGATATGGATCGGCTGATTGTTTGTTAAAGCCTTTTAATTTTGATTATATGAAAAATCTGCTTCAACAAATCTCGAAATAA